A region from the Armatimonadota bacterium genome encodes:
- a CDS encoding DUF2239 family protein: MDNGMQTQCTAFEGFRRIGSGELAEVALKGKEVIDRGEIAPVLIFDDVTSEQIDIDYSGSAEDVLRKLEHRAALIAAAAPPAPEEPGAQRGPGRPRLGVVGHEVTLLPRHWEWLNDQPGGASVALRKLVEHARRANAGKDRVRRAQESAFRFMSAVAGNLHGFEEATRALFAGNMERFDEWSQTWPVDVREHARRLAVKACEPVEDEPGGEGR, translated from the coding sequence ATGGATAACGGGATGCAGACACAGTGCACGGCCTTCGAAGGGTTTCGGCGCATCGGCTCGGGCGAGTTGGCCGAAGTCGCCCTGAAGGGCAAGGAAGTCATCGACCGCGGTGAGATCGCCCCCGTGCTGATCTTCGACGACGTTACCAGCGAACAGATCGATATTGACTACAGCGGAAGCGCGGAGGACGTTCTCCGCAAACTTGAGCATCGAGCGGCCCTCATCGCCGCCGCAGCTCCTCCGGCTCCGGAAGAACCCGGCGCGCAGCGCGGCCCGGGTCGCCCCAGGCTGGGGGTTGTGGGCCATGAAGTGACGCTTCTGCCGCGTCATTGGGAGTGGCTTAACGACCAGCCTGGCGGAGCCTCGGTCGCCCTTCGCAAACTCGTCGAGCACGCCCGGCGCGCCAATGCCGGAAAGGACCGCGTTCGCCGCGCGCAGGAATCGGCGTTCCGTTTCATGTCCGCCGTGGCCGGCAATTTGCATGGGTTCGAGGAGGCAACCAGGGCACTGTTCGCGGGGAACATGGAACGTTTCGACGAATGGAGCCAGACATGGCCCGTCGATGTGCGTGAACACGCACGCAGGCTGGCCGTGAAAGCGTGCGAACCGGTTGAAGATGAGCCAGGCGGCGAAGGCCGCTAG
- the era gene encoding GTPase Era — protein sequence MASAGQAYRAGFVAVVGRPNVGKSTLINRLVGQKIAITSPKPQTTRVNQLGILTTDTAQIVFVDTPGIHQPAHALGEHMVRAARESLKDADVVLCLMDLSSEPNDQDRIVVDAIKQAKCPLILGLNKRDLLASDTARDAALPYLVLAPWDESIEISAVTGGGLDTLMDLLLAAIPENPPFYEEEEVTQTNARDIASELIREQVLHFTREEVPHSVAVVVEDYKEREDGHLYVAATIYVERDSQKGIVIGRGASMLKTIGSAARHEIEEMAQSPVYLDLYVKVRKDWRKKDPGLLLPKS from the coding sequence ATGGCATCGGCAGGACAGGCATATCGGGCGGGTTTCGTGGCCGTGGTGGGCAGACCGAACGTAGGCAAATCCACACTCATCAATCGACTCGTCGGTCAGAAAATCGCCATCACTTCGCCCAAGCCGCAGACGACGCGCGTCAACCAGCTGGGCATCTTGACCACGGATACCGCGCAGATCGTCTTCGTCGATACCCCCGGCATCCACCAACCCGCCCACGCTCTGGGCGAGCACATGGTCCGTGCCGCGCGGGAATCCCTCAAGGATGCGGACGTCGTTCTCTGCCTGATGGACCTCAGCAGCGAGCCGAACGATCAGGACCGCATCGTCGTGGATGCCATCAAGCAGGCGAAGTGCCCGCTCATCCTCGGCCTGAACAAGCGCGATCTCCTCGCGTCCGATACGGCCCGGGACGCCGCGCTCCCCTACCTCGTCCTGGCCCCCTGGGACGAGTCGATCGAGATATCGGCCGTCACGGGCGGCGGTCTGGATACCTTGATGGACCTTCTTCTCGCCGCGATTCCGGAAAACCCTCCGTTCTACGAAGAAGAAGAGGTCACCCAGACCAACGCGCGCGATATCGCTTCGGAACTCATCCGCGAACAGGTCCTCCACTTCACGCGCGAGGAAGTGCCGCACTCCGTTGCCGTCGTGGTTGAGGACTATAAGGAACGCGAAGACGGGCACCTCTACGTCGCGGCCACTATCTATGTCGAACGCGACAGCCAGAAGGGCATCGTGATCGGCAGGGGCGCATCGATGCTGAAGACCATCGGCTCGGCCGCCCGCCACGAGATCGAAGAAATGGCACAGTCACCGGTCTACCTCGACCTGTATGTCAAAGTCCGCAAGGACTGGCGCAAAAAGGACCCCGGCCTCCTTCTGCCGAAGAGTTAG